One Gossypium hirsutum isolate 1008001.06 chromosome A11, Gossypium_hirsutum_v2.1, whole genome shotgun sequence genomic window carries:
- the LOC107924765 gene encoding protein indeterminate-domain 12, whose amino-acid sequence MFPAATMSSSTSLSEEANVSSGTRVQDFGGLNPIVTHQQLPQKIKKKRSLPGNPDPDAEVIALSPKTLLATNRFICEICNKGFQRDQNLQLHRRGHNLPWKLKQRNSKEVKKKAYVCPEPTCVHHHPSRALGDLTGIKKHYCRKHGEKKWKCEKCSKIYAVQSDWKAHSKTCGTREYRCDCGTLFSRKDSFITHRAFCDALAEESARLSANQLAAAANPALNPSSLFPFQNPWDPIQTSNPNPNGPLQVKPESHHLTPYFQELPLPPPKALFTSPFQSLHVSNNPPSNAAATSATPQLSATALLQKATTAGATATQIKNNNYYYSMATHLYPDFSGFTAADLATWQKSSDRFTRDFLGLTRDNQGGNGNVNLSMNPRDVLSYTGGVELQHFERGQPLLRPQGFGFPEPYAATSETWGDC is encoded by the exons ATGTTTCCTGCTGCAACTATGTCCAGTTCTACTTCTTTGTCTGAGGAAGCTAATGTTTCTTCTGGTACTAGAGTTCAAGACTTTGGTGGCTTAAATCCTATTGTTACTCACCAGCAGCTGCCACAGAAAATTAAGAAGAAAAGAAGCCTCCCTGGAAACCCTG ACCCAGATGCTGAAGTGATTGCTTTATCTCCAAAGACGCTATTGGCTACCAACAGATTTATATGTGAGATCTGTAACAAAGGTTTCCAGAGAGATCAGAACCTTCAGCTTCATAGAAGAGGACATAACCTTCCATGGAAGCTGAAGCAAAGAAACAGCAAAGAGGTCAAAAAGAAAGCCTATGTTTGCCCTGAGCCTACATGTGTCCACCACCATCCTTCAAGGGCTTTAGGTGATCTTACTGGCATCAAGAAACACTATTGCAGAAAACATGGAGAGAAAAAATGGAAGTGTGAGAAATGCTCCAAGATCTATGCTGTTCAATCAGATTGGAAGGCTCATTCTAAGACCTGTGGAACAAGAGAATACAGATGTGATTGCGGAACCCTTTTCTCAAG GAAGGACAGCTTCATAACTCACAGAGCGTTTTGCGATGCATTGGCTGAAGAAAGTGCAAGACTCTCTGCCAACCAACTTGCCGCCGCCGCAAATCCAGCTCTCAACCCATCTTCGCTTTTCCCTTTCCAAAACCCATGGGACCCTATTCAAACctctaaccctaaccctaatggCCCACTTCAAGTCAAGCCCGAGTCTCACCATCTCACGCCATACTTCCAAGAACTGCCACTCCCGCCTCCAAAGGCCCTGTTCACCTCACCTTTCCAAAGCCTCCACGTCAGCAACAATCCTCCCTCCAATGCTGCTGCCACGTCGGCCACTCCTCAGTTGTCAGCCACTGCACTCCTTCAAAAGGCTACCACCGCTGGTGCCACCGCCACGCAGATAAAGAACAACAATTATTACTACAGCATGGCGACTCATTTATACCCAGATTTCTCGGGTTTCACGGCTGCAGACCTGGCCACGTGGCAAAAGAGCAGCGACCGTTTCACCAGGGACTTTCTAGGATTGACCAGGGACAATCAAGGTGGCAATGGGAACGTTAACCTTAGCATGAACCCGAGAGATGTATTAAGCTACACCGGGGGAGTGGAGTTGCAGCACTTTGAGAGAGGCCAACCCCTGTTGAGGCCCCAAGGTTTTGGATTCCCTGAGCCCTACGCCGCTACTTCGGAAACCTGGGgtgattgttaa
- the LOC121209767 gene encoding uncharacterized protein — protein MAPPRFVQSSDGTIVTNPSASIFDQRDNLLTSWLLSTISSYFLSSFMDVRVASDVWIMANSLFAVDTSAKQSQLRHELHSLLKASRSLTSEAERMAVLFAELSSEFEAIVSSAPLSPVSLPFQRLVDALLEYEARQIRSVQDVLVAANVVEGTRL, from the exons ATGGCTCCACCGAGGTTTGTCCAGTCCTCCGATGGTACTATTGTCACCAATCCGTCTGCATCAATTTTTGATCAACGAGATAATCTACTTACCTCGTGGCTATTGTCCACGATAAGCTCCTATTTTTTGTCTTCCTTCATGGACGTTCGGGTTGCCAGTGATGTCTGGATCATGGCAAATAGCTTGTTCGCGGTCGATACTAGTGCGAAGCAGTCGCAGTTGCGCCATGAGCTTCATTCTCTCCTGAAAG CGTCTAGATCTCTGACCTCAGAGGCCGAACGGATGGCGGTTCTCTTTGCTGAACTCTCCTCTGAGTTTGAGGCCATCGTCTCTTCTGCGCCGCTCTCCCCGGTCTCATTACCTTTTCAACGACTTGTCGATGCTCTGCTTGAATATGAAGCTCGACAAATTCGGTCCGTTCAGGATGTTTTAGTTGCTGCGAATGTTGTTGAGGGGACTCGGTTGTAG